The genomic interval CAAGGGACTAACTGGAAAAATTGTATGGCTGACCACTCTTGTGTTCAGCAACGTTTATAGGAGGTATCTTGGTCAATATCCCGCAAACGCATCCCAGAACCCGGTCTTCAACACCAGTTCCCAGTGGTGTGGTTGGGGTTTTAATTTTTATTGCCGCAGAGATGATGTTTTTTTCAGCTCTGCTTTCAGCCTATTATATTATAAGGGCCGGATCTCCAGAATGGCCACCCTGGGGACAGCCTCGCCTTCCGGTTGAAGCCACAGCCGTAAACACAGTCATCCTGTTGTTGAGTGCTGTGGTTCTCCATTTCGCATATCGTCATTTTAAACATCAAAATAAATCCCGCACAGTTCAGTTATTGACTGTCACTGTTCTGCTAGGTATGATTTTTGTTGGAATGCAGGGATATGAATGGGTCAAGTTGATCAGCTTTGGTCTGACCATGACATCCAGTGCTTATGGTGGAGTATTTTATCTGATTATTGGATGCCATGGACTCCATGTTCTTGGTGGCTTAATGGCACTAATGCAACTGCTGTTCAAAGTACGAAATGATGTTGCCAGTATGCACCCATCCTTTGTTGTTCCTCAAATTTTCTGGTATTTTGTAGTAGCCTTGTGGCCGCTGTTGTATGTGACTGTGTATCTTTTGTAGAAGGGTAATTTTCTCTTAAACGCATGTAATCTCAAGGCGTTTTATGGAAGATAACAGGATTCAGTGGTTTGAGACGAGCCCCATTTTTCCCATGGAGAAATATGCCTGTATTAAATTCTTCGTTTTTTATTCGAACTTTGACATTGATGTCCATTTTCTTTTACGGGGGATCCAATTCCCTGTGGGCTTGTTCTGTCTGCTTTTCAGCCAAAGGAGAATCTCTTATGGCCTTTTATCTGACAACAGTGGGGCTTAGTCTCTTACCCCTTTTGCTGATTGGAGGAATTGTAGGATCCCTGTAT from SAR324 cluster bacterium carries:
- a CDS encoding heme-copper oxidase subunit III — translated: MVNIPQTHPRTRSSTPVPSGVVGVLIFIAAEMMFFSALLSAYYIIRAGSPEWPPWGQPRLPVEATAVNTVILLLSAVVLHFAYRHFKHQNKSRTVQLLTVTVLLGMIFVGMQGYEWVKLISFGLTMTSSAYGGVFYLIIGCHGLHVLGGLMALMQLLFKVRNDVASMHPSFVVPQIFWYFVVALWPLLYVTVYLL